The Limnospira fusiformis SAG 85.79 genomic interval GTTTGTTGAAGCAATAGCCTGATATGAGGTTCATCATCTACAATTAAAATACTTGGTGACATCAGCTTTTCCCTAAACTCCTCAATATAACACTTCAAAGACTTCTATCTTATTTTTTTTACCTTTGAGCTTAACAATACCCACCTCTTTAAAAGAGAAATCATTTTGTGTTGCATCATATATACTACGTCCTACCAGTATTTGTCTACCCTTGGCCAAAGATTGTAATCGAGAGGCCACATTAACCTCATCTCCGATCGCAGTATAATCAACGTGATGGGGTGAGCCAATATTCCCAACCACCACCTCGCCGGAACTAATACCAATTCCGGTATGAAAATTGTCTCGAATCCAATGATTAGAGATTTCTTGTAAGCGATTTTGCATTCCAATGGCGGCTTCTATGGCTCGTTGTTCACAATTAGTCAGACTAGCGGGAGCGCCAAACATACAAACCATCATATCTCCGACAAACTTATTGACAGTCCCCCCATGTTCAAAAATGACATTAACCATCTCTTCAAAATAAATATTCAAATATTCGACAATTTTTTCCGGTGGCAATTCTTCGCACTTAGTGGTAAAATCGCGGATATCAGCAAATAAAATCACTAAATTTTTGCGGCAGTTTTTCAGCAAATTTTCATCTTTGGAGTTAATGACAGCCTCGACTAACTGAGGTGACATATATCTTTCCAAGTTGCTTTTAATCCGTTCTTCCTGCAATCGATATTCATGAAATCGGATATTTTCAATAGCATTAGCCGCCTGAGATGCGATCGCTGTCAATAGCTTTAAGTCACTAGCATTATAGGAGACAGATTGAGTGCTGAATAAAACAATAAACCCCAAAATCCGGTTTTGATGTTTGAGAGGCGAAAATAACAGAGCCGATATTTGGGAAGCCATGAAAGCAAAGCGAAAATCATAAGCAATATTATTAATAATTTCCGGCTGAGTAAAATCAAAAATAGCATCGGCAATTTTCTCAGCCAAGGGATAACTCAGTTGAGAAGATTCACCAGATACTACAATCATTTGACACTGTTGATTTGGTGGATTGTCCTGATTACAAGTCATCACAAAACCGCCAGTAGCTCGAATGGCTTGCATAGCTTCTTCTAAAATCAGTAAAGCCAAAGATTTATTATCCAAAACGGCACTCAATTTTTCCGAAATTCGGTAAAGCAGATTAATTTCCTTGTACCTTTCCAAGGTTTCATGAGCCAAAGTTTTCCGTTCCCATTCTCGATTAACTAAATAAGTGAGGAGGGAAGCGACTGTGGCGGCTTGTCGATCGCCTTCCACCCAACCAATAGATTGATTATGAAGTAAAATCGGATAAGTTTCTGTAGGGAGTGGTTGAAGGTTCCCCAATAGACAATTACCCTCATGGTCAAAAATAGAAATCGAGCCATTATTCAACTTAATCATTTCATCGATAATTGAGGCAATATCAGGAAAACGTAAAATTTGTTTAAGTTTAATCTTCATGGTTGCTACGGGAGTCTTCTAACAAAAATAGAAAGATATTAGCTAGTTCTTTTTCAAACTTAAAACTACGGACTAAATTATACTTTTTGGAAAATTCCGCATTAGCAATAACTAAATCTGGTTTCATGGCTCGAATTTGAGGCAAAAACTCTTCCTCCCCTTGGGTCTGAGATACAAGATAACCTTGAGTTTTTAGGACTTCATTTAAAATCTCAAGGGTAGAAATATCGCGATCGACAATTAACACCCGTTTAGGAGACTCTCCACGAGCAAACAAAGATTTAACTTCTTGTAATAAAGTTTCTTGAGCCACTGGCTTAGTTAGGTATTTATCAACCCCTACCTGATAGCCACGACTAACTGAGTCATCAGCGGAGACAACCAAAATAGGAATATGCTGAGTTTCCGGGTCATGTTTTAAAATAGCTGCCACATCAAAACCATTAATCTCCGGCATAATAATATCAAGAATTACTAAATCTGGTGGATTTTGTTTAATTTGACTAATGGCTTCTCGACCATCTTTTGCCAAGCGGACATTATAGCCTTCGGCATCTAATTCTTGACGCAATAACTCTCTAATACTTGGGTCATCATCCACGATTAAAATAGTCTTTTTCTGTTCTCCTATGGACTGATTATCCTGATATTTTTCATTAGTTAGGTGATTAATTAAAGATTGTAAATCGAGGGTTTTAACAGCGTTTTCAATGTCTTTAACGTCAGGTAAAGGCAAGGTAAAATAAAAGGTACTACCCACTCCCACCTGACTTTCTACCCAAATCGACCCGCCGTGATGCTGGATAATTTCTTGGCAAATTGGCAAGCCTAAACCAGTTCCTTGCGGTTTATTAGTTAGGGTATTACCTACCTGTTTAAACTTCTCGAAAACCTGTTCTCT includes:
- a CDS encoding adenylate/guanylate cyclase domain-containing protein encodes the protein MKIKLKQILRFPDIASIIDEMIKLNNGSISIFDHEGNCLLGNLQPLPTETYPILLHNQSIGWVEGDRQAATVASLLTYLVNREWERKTLAHETLERYKEINLLYRISEKLSAVLDNKSLALLILEEAMQAIRATGGFVMTCNQDNPPNQQCQMIVVSGESSQLSYPLAEKIADAIFDFTQPEIINNIAYDFRFAFMASQISALLFSPLKHQNRILGFIVLFSTQSVSYNASDLKLLTAIASQAANAIENIRFHEYRLQEERIKSNLERYMSPQLVEAVINSKDENLLKNCRKNLVILFADIRDFTTKCEELPPEKIVEYLNIYFEEMVNVIFEHGGTVNKFVGDMMVCMFGAPASLTNCEQRAIEAAIGMQNRLQEISNHWIRDNFHTGIGISSGEVVVGNIGSPHHVDYTAIGDEVNVASRLQSLAKGRQILVGRSIYDATQNDFSFKEVGIVKLKGKKNKIEVFEVLY